A single genomic interval of Xyrauchen texanus isolate HMW12.3.18 chromosome 40, RBS_HiC_50CHRs, whole genome shotgun sequence harbors:
- the LOC127633318 gene encoding serine protease 33-like yields MQNTSNCWTVFLVFIGLLWMGEAQECGRPQMQNRIVGGSSASDGAWPWQVDIQNDQGHVCGGTVIKENWVLSAAHCFPNPNDISSYIIYVGRQKLHGWNPDETSHNVRRVVVPLGYTDPQLGQDIALVELASPVVWTERIQPVCLPTASAEFNSDMRCMITGWGDIRDGVTLQGFGPLQEVQVPIIDSKTCQDMFLINPTEKIDIRIDMMCAGFQEGGKDSCQGDSGGPLVCQVSDGSWVQAGIVSFGLGCAKPNRPGVYAKVSRFTNYIQSHVGGVQLKSESSRIWADTVMVLFRTVILDILVRMLR; encoded by the exons ATGCAGAACACATCAAATTGTTGGACCGTCTTCTTGGTGTTTATTG GGTTGTTATGGATGGGCGAGGCTCAAG AATGTGGTCGGCCACAAATGCAAAACAGGATTGTTGGAGGTTCTTCTGCGTCAGATGGAGCTTGGCCTTGGCAGGTGGATATTCAG AATGATCAAGGACATGTTTGTGGAGGAACTGTCATTAAAGAGAACTGGGTTCTGTCAGCTGCTCATTGCTTTCCAAA TCCTAATGACATCTCCTCCTACATCATTTACGTGGGCCGGCAGAAGCTGCACGGTTGGAACCCGGACGAGACCAGTCATAATGTCCGTCGTGTGGTGGTTCCGTTGGGGTACACAGACCCACAGCTGGGCCAGGATATCGCCCTTGTGGAGCTGGCGTCACCTGTTGTGTGGACTGAACGCATTCAGCCGGTCTGCTTGCCCACAGCCAGTGCTGAGTTCAACAGTGACATGAGGTGCATGATCACTGGATGGGGTGACATTAGAGATGGAG TTACTCTGCAGGGGTTTGGACCTTTACAGGAAGTGCAGGTGCCTATCATTGACTCGAAGACATGTCAGGATATGTTTCTGATAAACCCCACAGAGAAAATTGATATCCGCATTGACATGATGTGTGCTGGCTTTCAAGAAGGGGGCAAGGACTCGTGCCAG GGTGATTCTGGTGGCCCTCTGGTGTGTCAGGTCAGTGATGGTAGCTGGGTGCAGGCTGGAATTGTTAGCTTTGGTCTTGGATGTGCAAAACCAAACCGACCAGGAGTCTATGCCAAAGTGTCTAGATTTACTAACTACATCCAGTCCCATGTAGGAGGAGTCCAGCTGAAGAGTGAATCAAGTCGCATTTGGGCTGACACGGTCATGGTGCTTTTCAGGACTGTAATTCTAGATATATTGGTACGAATGCTGAGATAA
- the mapk7 gene encoding mitogen-activated protein kinase 7: protein MSSNEREETTDAQTVLVQKVLETNSRRDGNSDINHHRGVTEGPSQPNDDTSIVTDANTIAAKNLALLKAHSLDVKFEVGEEYDIIETIGTGAYGVVSSARRRDNGQQVAIKKIPNAFEVLTNAKRTLRELKILKHFKHDNIIAIKDILQPLVPHSAFKSVYVVLDLMESDLHQIIHSRQPLTPEHTRYFLYQLLRGLKYIHSANVIHRDLKPSNLLVNENCELKIGDFGMARGLSAVHTEESRSFMTEYVATRWYRAPELMLSLHYYSLAIDLWSVGCIFGEMLGRRHMFPGNNYVHQLQLILSVLGSLPESIIGSIGSERVRSYVRSLPSKAPEPFGALYPQAEPAALDLLGAMLRFDPRERTSACQALEHPYLAKYHDPDDEPVCVPAFDFEFDQQTMGKEQIKEAILTEIQDFHKNKQGIRKKILFTPLHDPVPTVSGISNNTICGAPQTPHLTEMAQPLQQPNLKFKPADTKKTNAIPLFCNQDNPHAPHHITQMLPSLSQSVSCQDVDMLSANSDGKPETIDLTTPTSSQCTPFTEPMTDYTKKELVSNHASLPQSGPSLSLTQSQAQSLSQTLSRSLGKGGKATTNEATKKEGAISEDTKAALKAALLKSALRQKARDGGSAALGIDLIRGAVRGLSSSLSSNCGPEQRKPVTAQERQREREEKRRKRQERAIERKRKIKEKEKKEGRPGESLGGVLLSDNDKKLLERWGRMMDNQVDKLQATETINAKTDESKTTPCQIQPATGKNLIKTNSDGGESMPPKQPNEVQVFKPPQILPQMGQSVGEGIFHPPITHEAPAVSLGPAQNGDVGIVGVAGVVGGRGVGLVGSGLGVVGGGGIGVVTAPSAYAKNNMLKSHSQFLSVGTMFTDNWTGTQAGVGTSQCQQPISYQPQKTHQPPPELNPQAHIGFPQQTCTHPQSQSHSQIQSQPLKHTPSQSNPHIHLLPMETFITKPSFLNPSSAASIGVSDTSKSLPNPETVNGAQTLDKLCGLGEHQNCSQSQGPLKQLSAAAAQTCLSLTDTGQPANSIPDIHSVTQQLSKSQVEDILPPVFSVTPKGSGAGYGVGFDLDDLFTQSLSELQHSDLRESQIDLVPLSASLLSDWLEVHRMTPVDMESLQQELQLGSPMILSDNSTLPDN, encoded by the exons ATGTCGTCCAATGAGAGGGAAGAGACAACTGACGCCCAAACAGTGCTGGTTCAAAAAGTCTTAGAGACCAATAGCAGGAGAGATGGCAACTCTGACATTAACCATCACAGAGGAGTTACTGAAGGTCCCTCTCAACCTAATGATGACACATCCATTGTTACAGATGCAAATACTATCGCTGCCAAAAACCTGGCCCTGCTCAAAGCCCACTCTTTGGATGTGAAGTTTGAAGTTGGTGAAGAATATGACATTATAGAGACCATTGGCACAGGTGCTTATGGTGTGGTCTCATCAGCCCGGAGAAGAGACAATG GCCAGCAGGTGGCAATAAAGAAGATCCCTAATGCTTTTGAGGTCTTGACGAATGCCAAACGCACACTCCGAGAGCTGAAGATTCTGAAGCACTTCAAACATGACAACATCATTGCCATTAAAGATATTCTGCAGCCTTTGGTCCCTCACTCGGCTTTCAAATCAGT TTATGTGGTTCTTGACCTCATGGAGAGTGACCTGCATCAAATTATCCATTCCCGGCAACCTTTGACCCCAGAACACACACGCTACTTCCTATATCAGCTTTTAAGAGGCCTAAAGTACATTCATTCAGCCAATGTCATTCACCGTGATCTCAAGCCATCTAACCTtctagtcaatgaaaactgtgaGCTTAAGATCGGTGACTTTGGTATGGCACGTGGATTAAGTGCAGTCCACACCGAAGAGTCGCGTTCCTTCATGACGGAGTATGTGGCCACCCGCTGGTATCGTGCTCCTGAGCTCATGTTGTCCCTTCACTACTACAGCTTGGCCATCGACCTCTGGTCTGTTGGCTGTATATTTGGTGAGATGCTTGGCAGAAGGCATATGTTTCCCGGGAACAACTATGTGCATCAACTGCAGTTGATTCTTTCTGTTTTGGGCTCTCTACCTGAGAGTATCATAGGGTCTATAGGATCCGAGCGGGTGCGCTCATATGTGCGGAGCCTCCCCTCAAAAGCGCCAGAACCATTTGGTGCACTGTATCCGCAGGCTGAGCCTGCTGCACTGGACTTGTTGGGTGCCATGCTTCGCTTTGACCCTCGTGAGAGAACCAGTGCATGTCAGGCCCTAGAACACCCCTATCTGGCCAAGTACCATGACCCGGACGACGAACCGGTGTGCGTGCCTGCCTTTGATTTTGAGTTTGATCAGCAGACTATGGGCAAAGAACAGATCAAGGAGGCTATACTGACAGAAATCCAGGACTTCCATAAGAATAAGCAGGGAATCAGAAAGAAGATCCTGTTCACACCACTGCATGATCCAGTTCCAACAGTGAGTGGTATCTCCAATAACACCATTTGTGGCGCTCCACAGACTCCGCACCTGACAGAAATGGCACAACCACTTCAACAGCCAAATCTTAAATTCAAACCAGCAGACACTAAAAAAACTAATGCTATTCCTTTGTTTTGTAACCAAGATAATCCCCATGCACCACACCATATCACCCAGATGTTGCCATCCTTGTCCCAGTCAGTAAGCTGTCAGGATGTGGACATGCTCAGTGCAAACTCTGACGGCAAACCGGAAACTATTGATCTGACTACTCCTACCTCTAGTCAGTGCACACCTTTTACTGAACCAATGACAGATTACACAAAGAAGGAGCTTGTCTCAAATCATGCTAGTCTCCCTCAGTCTGGcccttcactctctctcacacagtccCAGGCTCAGTCACTATCTCAaaccctctctcgctctcttggAAAAGGAGGAAAAGCAACAACCAATGAAGCTACAAAAAAGGAGGGAGCAATTTCAGAAGACACAAAGGCCGCTCTCAAGGCTGCCTTGCTCAAATCAGCTCTAAGGCAAAAGGCAAGAG ATGGAGGCTCTGCAGCTCTTGGTATAGACCTAATTAGAGGAGCTGTTAGAGGTTTATCCTCATCGCTTTCCTCTAACTGTGGCCCAGAGCAGAGAAAGCCAGTGACTGCCCAGGAAAGACAacgagagagagaagagaaacgTAGAAAGAGACAAGAACGTGCCATAGAGCGAAAGAGGAAGATAAAAGAGAAGGAGAAGAAGGAGGGAAGACCAGGAGAATCTTTGGGTGGGGTTTTACTCAGCGACAATGACAAGAAGCTGTTGGAGCGCTGGGGACGAATGATGGACAACCAGGTGGACAAATTGCAGGCCACAGAAACAATTAATGCCAAAACCGATGAGAGTAAGACCACACCCTGCCAAATCCAGCCAGCAACAGGAAAAAACCTCATTAAAACAAACTCTGATGGAGGAGAATCAATGCCGCCGAAACAACCAAATGAAGTGCAAGTTTTCAAACCCCCCCAAATACTGCCTCAGATGGGACAGAGTGTTGGGGAAGGAATCTTCCATCCACCCATTACTCATGAGGCACCGGCAGTCTCTCTAGGCCCAGCTCAGAATGGAGATGTAGGAATTGTTGGTGTAGCAGGTGTAGTGGGTGGCAGAGGTGTTGGTCTGGTTGGTAGTGGGTTAGGTGTTGTTGGAGGAGGGGGCATAGGTGTGGTAACTGCTCCTAGTGCCTATGCCAAAAACAACATGCTAAAATCCCACTCACAATTTCTAAGTGTTGGAACAATGTTCACCGACAATTGGACAGGAACCCAGGCAGGTGTGGGAACATCTCAGTGCCAGCAACCAATATCATATCAACCCCAGAAAACTCACCAACCTCCCCCAGAACTGAATCCTCAAGCTCACATAGGCTTTCCTCAGCAGACTTGTACACATCCTCAAAGCCAGAGCCATTCGCAAATACAATCTCAACCCCTCAAACACACACCATCACAGTCCAATCCTCACATCCACCTGCTGCCAATGGAAACGTTTATAACCAAACCATCATTCCTGAACCCAAGCAGCGCTGCCAGCATTGGGGTCTCAGACACCAGCAAATCTCTCCCTAATCCAGAGACTGTCAATGGTGCTCAAACCCTTGACAAACTTTGTGGTTTAGGGGAGCATCAAAATTGCTCTCAATCACAGGGCCCTTTAAAACAGCTTTCAGCAGCTGCAGCTCAAACCTGCCTTAGCCTCACGGACACTGGACAGCCAGCAAACAGCATCCCTGATATCCATTCAGTGACACAGCAACTCTCAAAGTCACAG GTTGAGGACATTTTGCCCCCAGTTTTCTCAGTGACCCCCAAAGGCAGTGGAGCTGGATACGGTGTTGGCTTTGACCTTGATGACCTATTCACGCAGTCTCTTTCCGAGCTTCAGCACTCTGACCTCCGGGAAAG TCAGATTGACTTGGTCCCCCTCTCTGCATCCCTGCTTTCTGATTGGCTCGAGGTACACCGCATGACCCCTGTTGACATGGAGTCCCTTCAACAGGAGCTCCAGCTTGGATCTCCCATGATCCTTTCTGACAACTCAACGCTCCCTGACAACTGA